The sequence below is a genomic window from Providencia rettgeri.
AGGAGAGCATTATAACCTCTCCTTAGGCGTCCGTAATTCATGGTATTCATCACTGACATCGATTCCATTTTTCATGCTATTGGCACTGATGGGGATCCCCTTAGAGGTATTCCTCACCGTTTCAATATTGCACTATACCATTCAATTCTTTAACCACAGTGCGCTGATCCCACGTTTGGGTTGGTTGGAGAAATTCATGGTAACGCCACAGCACCACCGAGTTCACCATGTGAAAGAAGGGCATTACTCCAACCGTAATTTCGGGGGCAGCTTTATTTTTTGGGATAAACTGTTTGGCACATTTTCCAAATTACCTGAAACTGAGCACCATTTTGGTATCAAAGGGGCACCCGCCTCTGAAAATCCGTTTATTGATAGTAACTTACCTTTTTGGCGTATCATTAAACGTCACAGTCAACCCAAGGTGAAACCTGCGCCCTTATTTCGTGTAAACCAAGTCGCATTAGTAATGGGAACACTTCTCTTATTTAGCTTAGTTATTGGTTATGTCTATCTTTATGGCTATGGTTACCAAGGTACTACACTGCAACAAGCCATTTTGTTCGTTCTATTAGCTCTGGGAACCGTAGCTTTATCGGGTATTTCAGATGGCCGTAAAATTGGCCTGATGAGCTGGTTTTTCATCGCTTGCTTGCTATTAATTTGCATTTTATTTATTTGGCAATGGACAACCCCATTTTGGGTTATTTTTACCAGTGCTCTGTGGTTACATAGTTTATTAATGTTAATCGGTATAGGCCGAAAACCCATACAGGTGAGTGATGTCCTCTGAGCCGCTAAGGCCGTTAGGCTACCAACATCGCCATGATCAAGCGTTCCAAAAAGCGTTGAACATGGCGGCCAAACACTATTTACAACAGAGGGCTGATCACCGGTTTGCTGATACACGCTTTTATTTAAAGAGCCTAACTTTAATCTTTTGTTGCTTAGGCAGCTACGCCATTGCGTTATGCGTTAACACGTCTTGGGCATTTTTTATTTTTTACCCTCTATTTATTTGCTTCGCATTGTTATTGGCGATTAACTTAGTTCACGATGCTTCCCATAATGCGATTTTCAAACAGGCCAAAGCCAACTATTGGCTCAATTTTTGGGTCACTATTCCATTGGGGTTAGACCCTGAATGTTGGCGAGTCAGGCATATTATTTTTCACCATGCGCACACCAATATTCGTCATTATGATTTAGATATTGAAGAAAATTTTGTCTTACGGCAAACGCCTTATCAGCGCTGGTACCCGTTTATGCGAGCTCAGCATCTGTATTGGCCATTAATTGCCGCAATGACTTTCCCCGCATTGATTTGGTTCTTTGATTGGATGGACAGATTTCATTTGACGCGCGTCGCCCCTCATATGCGCCATCAAGGCCACCGGGGTATTGGGTCATTTTTATTGGCTAAGTTACTGCATTTAATTGTTGCAATAGCCATACCTGCGTTTGTTATCACAGATATTGGTTTAGCGACCTTGATATTCACCTACTTATTTAGCCAAATGTTTGCTTCTCTCATATTTGTTGTATTGATACTTGGCACCCATTGGGCGAAAGCAACTTTTTATACGCCTCCCAAAGAAGGTAATATGCCACATGGTTTTTATACTCATACTTTTTCAACCACTTATGACTGGCAAACCACACCTCGTTGGCTAACCTATTGGTTGGGAGGGTTAAACTTGCATCTTACCCATCATCTATTTCCCAATTGGAATCACCGCCATTACCCTGCCCTTGCTAAGATCATTGAGCAAACCGCCAAACAGTTTTCGATGGATTATCATTGTATTAGCGCGAAAGAATTGTTTATTTACCAACAGCAGTTTTTAAAAGAAATGGGAACGGGCAAGCAAGCAGATAAGCACTGAACCCTATAACTCAGTGCTTTCATTACACTATGAATTACCTATCAATAATAATATTTTGATTTACGACGCTTTTTTCACTATTTCCTACCATCTGAGCAAATTTCTCTAATGGGTCACTCCGAAAAGCATACAAACGTTTAAGCGCAAATGGGTTATCCCCCAATTTGACTTTTCCTTGAATAGTTGTCAGCGCCAAGTGCAAACCGGCTTCCCTTCCTGCCTCCATCGCGGAGGCGTTATAACCACCAAACGGATAGGCTAAATAGCGCTGTTTAGGTTCAAAGCGACTCAAAATTTTCATCGACCGCTTAAAATCCAACATGATCGTGTGTTCTTTCCGGCTAAACAAAATGGGCGAATTATGGTTATCTAAACGATGTAAAAAGTGAGTATGAGATTGGATGTTAAAAACGTCTCGACTATCTTTGATTTCTTGCTTACTCATAAATTGCAGGGTATCCGCCGACCATTTTTGTGGCTGCGTTTTGATGCGTGAAGAAATAATAAATAGCGTCGCCTGCTGGCGGTTATGCCTTAAAATCGGTAATGCATAGCGATAAACTGATTTTAAACCGTCGTCAAATGTCAGCACAACCGCCTTACCGGGTAGATTGGCGGATTTATTCAGATAATCTTCCACGTCAGCAAGCGAAAGGGTCTGGTAGCCCTCTTGTTTTAAATAATTCATTTGTTCGCGAAATGCTTCTACGGATGTCGTCGTTGACGTGTCACGAAAATGCTTATTTTCACTGTCTTTGAGAATATGGTGATAGGTTAAAATTGGAATGCCTTTATCCAATGTAACATCATCTAAGCGCACATAACCGAGCCTATCCCCTATACGAATAGTTAGCCATGCCGTTTTTTCACCAGCCTTATCCGTTTTAATCATCCGTGCTAACACAGGGTAACGCAGGTTTTCCCATAAAGAGGCAATTTGCTTACCATTACTCTGAGTTGAACTGTATATCGCTGTTTTTTGGTGTGTGACTAAATAATCATAAATGGGGTTTTGTAAATCATTTAGCCTATCCACTTCAGGTACATAACGGGGTTTTTGGTTAGAAAACGATACTGTTTTTACAAAAGCATAATCATTGCCAAACTGCATTGCACAATAATCTCCCGAAGGAGAATAGGCATAAAAACCGTGTTCTGCGTTAAGTTCTGCGACAGCGCGCATTTCTCCAGCAATCATGGCAAAAATAATTTCAGGCTGTTTCGTTTGCACTAGCTTGGGGGGTATGTCAGTTAACCGCCAATCATCTGTGTTGTTGACGATTTCAGAAGCCAAAGATTGAGGTAAAGAGCTCGTCAATAAAATACAGAGCAAAAAAAGTAATCGTTTAGACATTTTTCATCCACTATAGCGCTGAGTTTTGCGTAATTATTCTAAACCGACTCTGGATTGAACCCCATACCCTGATAAAAATTTTATTGTCTCATCCTCTTTCTCAAAAATAAGCCAAGAAAATAATGAGGAATAACTAGCTGTTATCATCCATGGTTGGGCTATCTGCGAAGAAATAGCGATCCATGGTGAATTCGAAGTCATCACTGGTCGCATTGAATAACATTTTTTTGGTATTTTCCAAATGTTGCCACATAGCTTGCCGTGCCCCTTTCGGGTCTCGACGCGCTAGTGCCTGCAAAATTTGGTCATGCTCATCACACCAGCTCTCAATCGAACGGTTATCAATGTGCTCGTGAAGCTTGAGCCAGTAAGGATTACGTAAGCGTTGGCTCCACATTTGCTCAACGATCACCACCATCGCACTGTTATGGGTCGACGCGGCAATTTGCATGTGAAAGGCGAGATCCCATGTTGAATCACGAAAACGATCCTCTTTGCGAGCATGCTTTTGAATATCAACCAGTTTTAGAATATCTTCTTTGGTGGCTTGGGTTGCTGCGAACTCAGCGATGTGACTTTCAATCAGTTGCCTTGCTTGTAATAGCTCAAATGGCCCACAACGGCTAAATTCTAATCCTGTTTCTGTATTGACTGAGTTATTGGACCGGTTACTAATAACATGTATACCAGATCCCTTGCGCACATCCACATAACCTTCGACTTCTAGCATAATGATGGCTTCACGGATCACCGTACGGCTCACCTTCATTTCGTCAGCAAGTAACCGTTCCGCAGGCAATTTGGTGCCAACTGGGTATTCGTCATTTTCGATACGTTCTTTGACCAGAGCCGCAACTTGTTGGTATAGGCGCGGTTCACTCTCTTGTGAGCTCATTATTTTCTCCTTTCACATAACCACCCGACTCGCTGACCATCAATGCCTACAGTATAACGAAATTTTTCGACGATGGGTGAAATAGAACTTCACGAATAAATAAATCACAATAAATTGGTATAACACCTTTTAAAGTTATAAACCAGACCGTATAATGAATGAAATTTAGACAACAAAAGATCATTCATACTTTTTATGGCTGATCACGCTTAATCCGATTTCCAATTCAGGGAACGCAATATGATAAAAGATATAATTAAAATACATCCCAATGACAATGTCGCCATTACTTTAGTTAACCGACAAGCAGGGGAAACCATTAGTGTTGCAGAGCAATCAGTGACATTAAAACAAGATGTTGACCGAGGGCATAAAATCGCCCTAGCTCCGATTCAAACTGGCAAAAATATTGTTAAATATGGCGCTCCCATCGGCCATGCAACGACGACCATAACGGCAGGCGAGCATGTTCATACTCATAATACCGCCACCAATTTAAGTGCTTTAAACGAATATGAATACCGCCCTGAACACAACACAATTGCCGTTACACGACCAAATCCAGACGTGCAAATCTATCGCCGAGCAAACGGTGATGTGGCTATCCGTAATGAAATTTGGGTGATCCCAACAGTCGGCTGTGTTAATGCGCTGGCGAGAAAAATGATCGAACGCTTTAATAAACAACACAATGGTGCTTCTGATATTGATGGTGTATATCTTTATAACCATACTTTAGGCTGTTCCCAGCTCGGTGATGACCATTTAACAACCCGTACTATTTTACAAGATATGGTTAAGCACCCTAACGCAGGTGGCGTACTCGTCATCGGTTTAGGCTGTGAAAACAATCAAGTCGCCGCTTTTAAAGAAACACTAGGTGACTATGATGATGAACGCGTCAAATTTATGGTTTGCCAACAATTAGATGATGAAATTGAAGCCGGTGTAGAGCACCTTAATGCACTTTATCAATTCGTCCAACAGAACAAACGCGAGGCGGGTAAGCTGAGCGAAGTGAAATTTGGCCTTGAATGTGGTGGCTCTGATGGGCTTTCAGGGATCACAGCTAACCCATTGCTAGGCTGTTTTTCTGATTTTTTAGTCAGCCATAACGGAACCACGGTGTTAACCGAAGTCCCTGAAATGTTTGGCGCTGAACAAATTCTAATGAACCACTGCCATGATGAACAGACGTTTGAAAAAACGGTCAATATGATCAATGACTTTAAACAGTATTTTATTGCTCATGACCAGCCAATTTATGAAAACCCATCTCCAGGCAATAAAGCTGGAGGAATTTCGACACTTGAAGAAAAATCCCTCGGCTGCACACAAAAGGCGGGTACTAGCCAAGTCATGGATGTTTTAAAATATGGAGAGCGCCTGACAACCCCAGGGTTCAATTTGTTAAGCGCACCGGGTAATGACGCCATTGCCACCAGTGCCTTAGGCGCAGCTGGCTGCCATATGGTGTTATTTACAACGGGTCGCGGCACACCATACGGTGGTTTTGTTCCCACCATGAAAATTGCGACCAATAATGAGTTAGCTGCTAAAAAACCCCATTGGATTGATTTTAATGCAGGCGCCTTATTAACAGGAAAATCCATGGATCAATTATTAGATGACTTCATTCAGCTTGTTGTCAAAACCGTTAATGGTGAACACACTAAAAATGAAATCAATGATTTCCGTGAATTAGCGATTTTTAAAATGGGCGTCACACTTTAAAAACAAACTATTCCCTATTGCTTAGCTAATTATTAAGCAATAGGGATACAACTAACTATTTATATTTATTGTGGATATTTTATAAACAAAGAAATCCGTTATTGATCATAGGATCAATAATTACTCTCGTTTGCCAATTCTATTTAATTAATTTTTTAACCGCTTTATTTTTGCCCGTAATACGCATTTTTACCATGCTTACGTAAATAGTGTTTATCTAATAATACTTGTTGCATTGAACCTATTTGTGAACTTAATTGACGGGTAAATAAATTCATATAGGCAATTTCTTCTAAGACGACCGCATTATGTACCGCATTATCAGGGTTGCTTCCCCACGCGAATGGACCATGGCTATTCACTAATACAGCAGGAATGTCTTTCGCTGAAATCCCTTTTTCTTTAAAAGTTTCAATGATCACATGACCTGTTTCTCTTTCATAATCGCCTTCAATTTCATTTGCTGTCATTTTACGGGTACAAGGGATTTCACCGTAGAAATAATCGGCATGGGTTGTCCCCAAGGCGCTCAGTGGTTGCCCTGCTTGAGCCCAAATAGTGGCGTGGCGAGAGTGAGTATGGACAATACCGCCAATTTCAGGGAATGCTTGGTACAGCGCCAAGTGCGTGTCGGTATCTGAAGAAGGTCGATATTTCCCTTCTACCACTTTTCCGCTTTCCAACGAGACCACCACCATGTCCTCTGCTTTCATGGTTTCATAGTCAACGCCAGAAGGTTTTATCACCATTAACCCAGCTTCGCGGTCAATACCACTCACATTCCCCCAAGTAAAGGTCACTAGGTTATGTTTGGGTAAGGCAAGGTTTGCTTCAAAGACTTGTTGTTTCAATTGTTCTAACATAACAACTCCCTAGCTTTTTAAAATATGCTTTAATATCAACAGCAAAAATTTATTATGGTGATGTTTTTTGTGTGTTGATAACCTGTATCTACCTATTAAGGTAAACAGTTTTAGGCCATTTAAAAAGCACCTCACTTTACAAATTCGCAACAAAACAGACCAACTCAGGCGTACTCGGGCACGCACGGTCATAAAAACACATAAATAGAATGTGGTTAACTGACCGAATTAGCCCAATGATTTTTGTTTAATACCATAAAAGTAAAAAGATCCCGCGAATATAGTGATGCAAGTCTAGTTATCGTGTAACTGGTTGGAATTAAATTCACAAAATACCGATCGCAATCACTTTAATCGGCTTTGTTTTTTTCAAAAAGAGATAACTTGAATCCAATCACGACAAAAAAAAAGCAATACGGGCAGAATAAATATCGTGGAAAGAATAGGAGTTAAATATGTTACAAGCCGAACGCCATAAATTAATTTGTTCTCATGTTTCGCAGAATGGCTCGGCGCTAGTGCGTGATTTAGCTCAATTATGTCTCGTTTCTCAAGAAACTATCCGTCGTGATTTAACGGCTCTTGAACGTGAAAATAGGATCATCCGTAGCTTTGGGGGCGCGGTTGCCATCGACCAAGAAGAAATGCCGATGGTGAATGTGATGCCTTCTTCGGTCAAGCTCAGCCAAATGGTGGATGGCGCAGAGTCTTTTCGCAAAAGAACCGAAGAGCACCCTGATGCCAAGATGAAGATTTCGAAGGCTGCACTAAAATTAATTCAGCCTGGTGACTGTATTATGTTAGATAACAGCAGTACTTGCTGGTTTCTCGCACGGCAAATACCTGATATCGACATTACGGTAGTGACAAACTCGGTTAAAATTATTCAAGCGCTGGCCTGCCGTGACCGAGTACGTGTCATTGGTATAGGTGGGGAGTATTCAGAACGTCATGATGATTTTCATGGCCCAATTGCAGAAAGTATTATTCGTAGCTTTCAGATAAAAACCTTATTTCTTTCATGCCAAGGGTTTAATATCGAAAATGGTATTCGTGATGGCAGTGAAATAAACTCAAAATTAAAAAATATTATGTTACAGGTTTCTGAAAATAAAGTTTTGCTCGCGGATAATAGTAAATTAGGAAAGTATGCATTTAGTCAGGTTTGTACATTTGATGATATTGACGTATTAATCACAAATAAACTCAATGATAATAATTTTCAAAAACAATTCTCTAATCTTAAAATTATCGAGTGCGACAAATAATTTATAAAAATAAAAATCATATAGCTGTAATGTAAGTAAAAATAATAAGTTCCATTTTATTTTCTGTATTAAATAAGTGCAGGGATATTATTTAACCATAATTCCTTGGCACTTAATTATAGGCATACCTAAATATGAGAAATTCATTATTTCTAAATAATGGAATTTCTTGATTTAGTATCCATCTACACTAAGGAATACAACTATGAACATGAAGAAGCTAGTTTTACCTTGTTTAATGAGCGTTGCACTATTTTCAAATGTCGCGATGGCTGAATCACAAAAAGCACAAAAGCCCTTTACTATGGGTGTCGTCGTTAAAGTCGGTGGTATTCCTTGGTTTAATGTTATGGAACAAGGTATTACTGAAGAAGGTAAAAAACTCGGGGTAAATGCCTTCCAAGTTGGCCCAACAACGGCTGATCCAGCAGAACAAGTTCGTGCTATCGAAGATTTAATCGCGAAGAAAGTGGATGTCATTGGCGTTGTTCCTAACGACGCTAAAGTGCTTGAGCCTGTATTAAAACGCGCCCAAGACGCTGGAATTAAAGTTATTACCCACGAATCACCAAATCAAAAAAATGCCGATTGGGACTTTGAATTACTTGATACCCAAAGCATGGGGGCTAACCATATGAGAGACATGGCGGCCTGTATGGGTGAAGAAGGCAAATACGCCATGTTTGTGGGAAGCCTGACAGTACCATTAGTGAACGAATGGGCCGACGCGGCAATTGCTTACCAAAAAGCGAACTACCCAAAAATGCAAATGGTCGATGACCGCTTTGGTGTTGCCGAATCCGTTGATGACTCAATGCGTACAGCTAATGACTTGTTATCTAAGCACAAAGACTTAAAAGGCATCATGTCATTTGGTTCACAAGGCCCTATCGGTGCAGGCCGAGCCATTGATAAACGCCGTAAAAATGACGAAACCTGTGTATTCGGGACATTCACACCTGGCCAAGGCATCAAATTACTGGAAAAAGGCGCAATTGATGGCGGCTATATCTCTAATCCA
It includes:
- a CDS encoding sterol desaturase family protein, producing MNELTFPIIFMLAVVVAEGLVIAKTQRGTVSWQELVFNLNSGHIMLWLFRGLELFCYGFVVTHYSFNVVENWPTVLVWIFTIFAWDFGFYWLHRLHHTYRILWAVHVVHHQGEHYNLSLGVRNSWYSSLTSIPFFMLLALMGIPLEVFLTVSILHYTIQFFNHSALIPRLGWLEKFMVTPQHHRVHHVKEGHYSNRNFGGSFIFWDKLFGTFSKLPETEHHFGIKGAPASENPFIDSNLPFWRIIKRHSQPKVKPAPLFRVNQVALVMGTLLLFSLVIGYVYLYGYGYQGTTLQQAILFVLLALGTVALSGISDGRKIGLMSWFFIACLLLICILFIWQWTTPFWVIFTSALWLHSLLMLIGIGRKPIQVSDVL
- a CDS encoding fatty acid desaturase family protein, with amino-acid sequence MSSEPLRPLGYQHRHDQAFQKALNMAAKHYLQQRADHRFADTRFYLKSLTLIFCCLGSYAIALCVNTSWAFFIFYPLFICFALLLAINLVHDASHNAIFKQAKANYWLNFWVTIPLGLDPECWRVRHIIFHHAHTNIRHYDLDIEENFVLRQTPYQRWYPFMRAQHLYWPLIAAMTFPALIWFFDWMDRFHLTRVAPHMRHQGHRGIGSFLLAKLLHLIVAIAIPAFVITDIGLATLIFTYLFSQMFASLIFVVLILGTHWAKATFYTPPKEGNMPHGFYTHTFSTTYDWQTTPRWLTYWLGGLNLHLTHHLFPNWNHRHYPALAKIIEQTAKQFSMDYHCISAKELFIYQQQFLKEMGTGKQADKH
- a CDS encoding polysaccharide deacetylase family protein; translation: MSKRLLFLLCILLTSSLPQSLASEIVNNTDDWRLTDIPPKLVQTKQPEIIFAMIAGEMRAVAELNAEHGFYAYSPSGDYCAMQFGNDYAFVKTVSFSNQKPRYVPEVDRLNDLQNPIYDYLVTHQKTAIYSSTQSNGKQIASLWENLRYPVLARMIKTDKAGEKTAWLTIRIGDRLGYVRLDDVTLDKGIPILTYHHILKDSENKHFRDTSTTTSVEAFREQMNYLKQEGYQTLSLADVEDYLNKSANLPGKAVVLTFDDGLKSVYRYALPILRHNRQQATLFIISSRIKTQPQKWSADTLQFMSKQEIKDSRDVFNIQSHTHFLHRLDNHNSPILFSRKEHTIMLDFKRSMKILSRFEPKQRYLAYPFGGYNASAMEAGREAGLHLALTTIQGKVKLGDNPFALKRLYAFRSDPLEKFAQMVGNSEKSVVNQNIIIDR
- the exuR gene encoding transcriptional regulator ExuR, coding for MSSQESEPRLYQQVAALVKERIENDEYPVGTKLPAERLLADEMKVSRTVIREAIIMLEVEGYVDVRKGSGIHVISNRSNNSVNTETGLEFSRCGPFELLQARQLIESHIAEFAATQATKEDILKLVDIQKHARKEDRFRDSTWDLAFHMQIAASTHNSAMVVIVEQMWSQRLRNPYWLKLHEHIDNRSIESWCDEHDQILQALARRDPKGARQAMWQHLENTKKMLFNATSDDFEFTMDRYFFADSPTMDDNS
- a CDS encoding UxaA family hydrolase yields the protein MIKDIIKIHPNDNVAITLVNRQAGETISVAEQSVTLKQDVDRGHKIALAPIQTGKNIVKYGAPIGHATTTITAGEHVHTHNTATNLSALNEYEYRPEHNTIAVTRPNPDVQIYRRANGDVAIRNEIWVIPTVGCVNALARKMIERFNKQHNGASDIDGVYLYNHTLGCSQLGDDHLTTRTILQDMVKHPNAGGVLVIGLGCENNQVAAFKETLGDYDDERVKFMVCQQLDDEIEAGVEHLNALYQFVQQNKREAGKLSEVKFGLECGGSDGLSGITANPLLGCFSDFLVSHNGTTVLTEVPEMFGAEQILMNHCHDEQTFEKTVNMINDFKQYFIAHDQPIYENPSPGNKAGGISTLEEKSLGCTQKAGTSQVMDVLKYGERLTTPGFNLLSAPGNDAIATSALGAAGCHMVLFTTGRGTPYGGFVPTMKIATNNELAAKKPHWIDFNAGALLTGKSMDQLLDDFIQLVVKTVNGEHTKNEINDFRELAIFKMGVTL
- the araD gene encoding L-ribulose-5-phosphate 4-epimerase; this translates as MLEQLKQQVFEANLALPKHNLVTFTWGNVSGIDREAGLMVIKPSGVDYETMKAEDMVVVSLESGKVVEGKYRPSSDTDTHLALYQAFPEIGGIVHTHSRHATIWAQAGQPLSALGTTHADYFYGEIPCTRKMTANEIEGDYERETGHVIIETFKEKGISAKDIPAVLVNSHGPFAWGSNPDNAVHNAVVLEEIAYMNLFTRQLSSQIGSMQQVLLDKHYLRKHGKNAYYGQK
- a CDS encoding DeoR/GlpR family DNA-binding transcription regulator gives rise to the protein MLQAERHKLICSHVSQNGSALVRDLAQLCLVSQETIRRDLTALERENRIIRSFGGAVAIDQEEMPMVNVMPSSVKLSQMVDGAESFRKRTEEHPDAKMKISKAALKLIQPGDCIMLDNSSTCWFLARQIPDIDITVVTNSVKIIQALACRDRVRVIGIGGEYSERHDDFHGPIAESIIRSFQIKTLFLSCQGFNIENGIRDGSEINSKLKNIMLQVSENKVLLADNSKLGKYAFSQVCTFDDIDVLITNKLNDNNFQKQFSNLKIIECDK
- a CDS encoding substrate-binding domain-containing protein, with the protein product MKKLVLPCLMSVALFSNVAMAESQKAQKPFTMGVVVKVGGIPWFNVMEQGITEEGKKLGVNAFQVGPTTADPAEQVRAIEDLIAKKVDVIGVVPNDAKVLEPVLKRAQDAGIKVITHESPNQKNADWDFELLDTQSMGANHMRDMAACMGEEGKYAMFVGSLTVPLVNEWADAAIAYQKANYPKMQMVDDRFGVAESVDDSMRTANDLLSKHKDLKGIMSFGSQGPIGAGRAIDKRRKNDETCVFGTFTPGQGIKLLEKGAIDGGYISNPKVAGQVFVQVATAMMNGEEIKDGVSIGDMGEIKVSGNTILSDNPVNLNIENTKKLVEVGL